A window of the Streptomyces sp. Ag109_O5-10 genome harbors these coding sequences:
- the gcl gene encoding glyoxylate carboligase, which translates to MARMTAARAAVEILKREGVTDAFGVPGAAINPFYAALKASGGIHHTLARHVEGASHMAEGYTRTHPGNIGVCIGTSGPAGTDMITGLYSATGDSVPILCITGQAPTAVIHKEDFQAVDIASIAGPVTKMAVTVLEAAQVPGVFQQAFHLMRSGRPGPVLIDLPIDVQLTEIEFDPDTYEPLPVYKPAASRTQIEKAIGMLNASERPLIVAGGGVINADAAGLLVEFAELTGTPVVPTLMGWGVLPDDHELNAGMVGLQTSHRYGNATFLESDFVLGIGNRWANRHTGRLDVYTAGRTFVHVDIEPTQIGRIFAPDYGFASDAKAALELFVEVARELKASGGLPDRSRWAAAAQEKRATLQRRTHFDDIPIKPQRVYEEMNKAFGPETRYVSTIGLSQIAGAQMLHVFRPRHWINCGQAGPLGWTVPAALGVAKADPEASVVALSGDYDFQFMLEELAVGAQHKIPYVHVLVNNSYLGLIRQAQRAFDIDFQVNLEFENINSPELGVYGVDHVKVAEGLGCKAIRVTDPAELGAAFEEAKKLAAEHRVPVVVEAILERVTNISMSTTNDISRVVEFEEIATEPGHAPTSVRTLKV; encoded by the coding sequence ATGGCTCGTATGACCGCTGCCCGCGCGGCAGTTGAGATCCTCAAGCGCGAGGGCGTCACCGACGCGTTCGGTGTGCCCGGCGCGGCGATCAACCCCTTCTACGCGGCGCTCAAGGCCTCCGGCGGCATCCACCACACCCTCGCCCGTCACGTCGAGGGCGCCTCGCACATGGCCGAGGGCTACACCCGTACGCACCCCGGCAACATCGGCGTCTGCATCGGCACCTCGGGACCGGCCGGCACCGACATGATCACCGGCCTCTACTCGGCCACCGGCGACTCCGTCCCGATCCTGTGCATCACCGGCCAGGCGCCGACCGCGGTGATCCACAAGGAGGACTTCCAGGCCGTCGACATCGCCTCGATCGCCGGGCCGGTCACGAAGATGGCGGTCACCGTGCTGGAGGCCGCACAGGTCCCGGGCGTCTTCCAGCAGGCCTTCCACCTGATGCGCTCGGGCCGTCCCGGCCCGGTCCTGATCGACCTGCCGATCGACGTGCAGCTCACCGAGATCGAGTTCGACCCGGACACGTACGAGCCGCTCCCGGTCTACAAGCCGGCCGCCAGCCGCACCCAGATCGAGAAGGCGATCGGGATGCTGAACGCGTCCGAGCGTCCGCTGATCGTCGCCGGCGGCGGGGTCATCAACGCCGACGCCGCCGGACTCCTCGTCGAGTTCGCCGAGTTGACCGGCACCCCGGTCGTCCCGACCCTGATGGGCTGGGGCGTCCTGCCCGACGACCACGAGCTGAACGCCGGCATGGTGGGCCTGCAGACCTCGCACCGCTACGGCAACGCGACCTTCCTGGAGTCCGACTTCGTCCTCGGCATCGGCAACCGCTGGGCCAACCGTCACACCGGCAGGCTGGACGTCTACACGGCCGGCCGCACCTTCGTCCACGTGGACATCGAGCCCACCCAGATCGGCAGGATCTTCGCCCCCGACTACGGTTTCGCCTCCGACGCGAAGGCCGCCCTGGAGCTCTTCGTCGAGGTGGCACGGGAGTTGAAGGCGTCGGGCGGTCTCCCGGACCGCTCGCGCTGGGCGGCCGCGGCGCAGGAGAAGCGGGCGACCCTCCAGCGCCGTACCCACTTCGACGACATCCCGATCAAGCCGCAGCGCGTCTACGAGGAGATGAACAAGGCCTTCGGCCCGGAGACCCGGTACGTGTCCACGATCGGCCTCTCGCAGATCGCCGGCGCCCAGATGCTGCACGTCTTCCGGCCCCGGCACTGGATCAACTGCGGCCAGGCGGGCCCGCTCGGCTGGACGGTCCCGGCCGCGCTGGGCGTCGCCAAGGCCGACCCGGAGGCGTCCGTCGTCGCCCTCTCCGGCGACTACGACTTCCAGTTCATGCTGGAGGAGCTGGCGGTCGGCGCGCAGCACAAGATCCCCTACGTGCACGTCCTCGTCAACAACTCCTACCTGGGCCTGATCCGGCAGGCGCAGCGGGCGTTCGACATCGACTTCCAGGTCAATCTGGAGTTCGAGAACATCAACTCGCCCGAACTGGGCGTCTATGGCGTCGACCACGTCAAGGTCGCCGAGGGCCTGGGCTGCAAGGCGATCCGGGTGACGGACCCGGCGGAGCTGGGCGCGGCCTTCGAGGAGGCCAAGAAACTGGCCGCCGAGCACCGCGTGCCGGTTGTCGTGGAGGCGATCCTGGAGCGGGTCACCAACATCTCCATGTCGACCACCAACGACATCTCCCGTGTCGTGGAGTTCGAGGAGATCGCCACCGAGCCCGGTCACGCGCCGACGTCCGTCAGGACGCTGAAGGTCTGA
- a CDS encoding AMP-binding protein yields the protein MNSSYAPGSYTHGTSGTTLLGDTIGANLDRAVAAWPDREALVDVPAGRRWTYAQFSADVDRLAYALLASGVAKGDRVGIWAVNCAEWVLVQYATARIGAIMVNINPAYRTHEVEYVLNQAGISLLFASLRHKTSDYRAMVEEVRGRCPELRETVYIGDPSWDALTARGTVDRAPELAARAAELSCDDAINIQYTSGTTGFPKGATLSHHNILNNGYFVGELVAYTEQDRICVPVPFYHCFGMVMGNLAATSHGACMVIPAPSFEPRATLEAVQRERCTSLYGVPTMFIAELNLADFASYDLSTLRTGIMAGSPCPVEVMKRVVAEMHMAEVSICYGMTETSPVSLQTRIEDDLEHRTGTVGRVLPHLEVKVVDPATGVTLPRGTSGELCTRGYSVMLGYWNEPEKTAEAVDAGRWMHTGDLALMREDGYVEIVGRIKDMIIRGGENVYPREIEEFLYAHPKVRDVQVVGVPHERYGEEVLACVIPHDPAAPPTLDDLRAFCEGRLAHYKVPTRIQILADFPMTVSGKVRKIELRETYSAGAP from the coding sequence GTGAACTCGTCGTACGCACCAGGGTCCTACACCCACGGCACGAGCGGCACCACGCTGCTGGGCGACACCATCGGCGCCAACCTGGACCGGGCCGTCGCCGCCTGGCCGGACCGCGAGGCGCTGGTGGACGTACCGGCCGGCAGGCGCTGGACGTACGCGCAGTTCTCCGCCGACGTCGACCGGCTGGCGTACGCGCTGCTGGCGAGCGGGGTCGCCAAGGGCGACCGGGTGGGCATCTGGGCGGTCAACTGCGCCGAGTGGGTTCTGGTGCAGTACGCCACCGCCCGGATCGGCGCGATCATGGTCAACATCAACCCGGCCTACCGCACCCACGAGGTCGAGTACGTCCTCAACCAGGCCGGGATCTCCCTGCTGTTCGCCTCGCTCCGGCACAAGACCAGCGACTACCGGGCGATGGTGGAGGAAGTGCGGGGCCGCTGCCCCGAGTTGCGGGAGACCGTCTACATCGGCGACCCGAGCTGGGACGCCCTGACCGCGCGCGGGACCGTCGACCGGGCCCCCGAACTGGCGGCCCGCGCGGCCGAGTTGTCCTGCGACGACGCCATCAACATCCAGTACACCTCGGGCACCACCGGCTTCCCGAAGGGCGCCACCCTCTCCCACCACAACATCCTCAACAACGGTTATTTCGTCGGGGAGCTGGTCGCCTACACGGAGCAGGACCGGATCTGCGTCCCGGTGCCCTTCTACCACTGCTTCGGCATGGTGATGGGCAACCTGGCCGCCACCTCGCACGGCGCCTGCATGGTGATCCCGGCCCCGTCCTTCGAACCGCGGGCCACCCTGGAGGCGGTCCAGCGGGAGCGCTGCACCTCCCTGTACGGCGTCCCGACCATGTTCATCGCGGAGCTGAACCTGGCCGACTTCGCGTCGTACGACCTCTCCACCCTGCGCACCGGCATCATGGCGGGCTCGCCCTGCCCGGTCGAGGTGATGAAGCGGGTGGTCGCGGAGATGCACATGGCGGAGGTCTCCATCTGCTACGGCATGACGGAGACGTCACCGGTCTCGCTCCAGACCCGGATCGAGGACGACCTCGAACACCGCACCGGCACGGTCGGCCGGGTGCTGCCGCACCTGGAGGTCAAGGTCGTCGACCCGGCCACCGGGGTCACCCTGCCGCGGGGCACCTCGGGCGAGCTGTGCACCCGCGGCTACAGCGTGATGCTCGGCTACTGGAACGAGCCCGAGAAGACGGCGGAGGCCGTCGACGCCGGTCGCTGGATGCACACCGGCGACCTGGCGCTGATGCGCGAGGACGGCTACGTGGAGATCGTCGGCCGCATCAAGGACATGATCATCCGGGGTGGCGAGAACGTCTACCCGCGCGAGATCGAGGAGTTCCTGTACGCCCACCCCAAGGTCCGGGACGTCCAGGTGGTCGGGGTGCCGCACGAGAGGTACGGCGAGGAGGTCCTCGCCTGCGTCATCCCGCACGACCCGGCCGCCCCGCCCACCCTGGACGACCTCCGCGCCTTCTGCGAGGGCCGCCTCGCCCACTACAAGGTGCCGACCCGCATCCAGATCCTGGCCGACTTCCCGATGACCGTCTCGGGCAAGGTCCGCAAGATCGAACTGAGGGAGACGTACAGCGCCGGCGCCCCGTAG
- a CDS encoding AMP-binding protein, which yields MTSATEDFRRARDFLLEHRADYATAYEGFAWPRPDHFNWALDWFDVIAEGNRRTALHIVEEGGSETKLSFAELSERSDRVANHLRARGVEPEDRILVMLGNQAELWETALAAMKLRAVVIPATPLLGPADLRDRVDRGRVKHVVVRAEDAAKFTEVPGAYTRIAVGGLPPSEAGPWEPYEDAYTAAAGFVPDGPTLADDPLMLYFTSGTTARPKLVEHTHTSYPIGHLATMYWIGLKPGDVHLNISSPGWAKHAWSNLFAPWNAEATVFIHNYARFDAGRLMAEMDRHGVTSFCAPPTVWRMLIQADLSQLATPPREVVAAGEPLNPEVIEQVRRAWGVTIRDGFGQTETAVQVSNSPGQQLKTGSMGRPSPGYRVELLDPVSGAPGAAEGEIALDLSARPVGLMTGYHGDADRTAEAMAGGYYRTGDIGSRDEDGYITYVGRADDVFKASDYKISPFELESALLEHEAVAEAAVVPAPDDLRLSVPKAYIVLAAGWEPGPDTAKVLFEHSRQVLAPYKRVRRLEFAPLPKTVSGKIRRIELREATAAGSAAEYREEDFR from the coding sequence ATGACGAGTGCGACGGAGGACTTCCGCAGGGCACGGGACTTCCTGCTGGAACACCGTGCGGACTACGCCACCGCCTACGAGGGCTTCGCATGGCCGCGTCCGGACCACTTCAACTGGGCGCTGGACTGGTTCGACGTCATCGCCGAGGGCAACCGGCGCACCGCCCTGCACATCGTCGAGGAGGGCGGCTCGGAGACGAAGCTGTCCTTCGCCGAGCTGTCCGAGCGCTCCGACCGGGTCGCGAACCACCTGCGCGCGCGGGGCGTCGAGCCGGAGGACCGCATCCTGGTCATGCTCGGGAACCAGGCCGAGCTGTGGGAGACCGCGCTGGCCGCGATGAAGCTGCGGGCCGTGGTCATCCCGGCCACCCCGCTGCTCGGCCCGGCCGACCTGCGCGACCGCGTGGACCGGGGCCGGGTCAAACACGTGGTCGTGCGGGCCGAGGACGCCGCCAAGTTCACCGAGGTGCCGGGCGCGTACACCCGGATCGCGGTGGGCGGGCTGCCGCCGTCGGAGGCGGGGCCCTGGGAGCCGTACGAGGACGCGTACACCGCCGCGGCCGGCTTCGTCCCCGACGGCCCCACCCTCGCGGACGACCCGCTGATGCTCTACTTCACCTCGGGCACCACGGCCCGTCCCAAGCTGGTCGAGCACACCCACACCTCGTACCCCATCGGGCACCTGGCCACCATGTACTGGATCGGCCTCAAGCCCGGTGACGTGCACCTGAACATCTCCTCGCCGGGGTGGGCGAAGCACGCCTGGTCGAACCTCTTCGCCCCCTGGAACGCCGAGGCGACGGTCTTCATCCACAACTACGCGCGCTTCGACGCGGGCCGGCTGATGGCGGAGATGGACCGGCACGGCGTGACGTCCTTCTGTGCCCCGCCGACGGTGTGGCGGATGCTCATCCAGGCGGACCTGAGCCAGCTGGCGACCCCGCCCCGCGAGGTGGTGGCGGCGGGCGAGCCGCTCAACCCCGAGGTGATCGAGCAGGTGCGGCGGGCCTGGGGCGTGACCATCCGGGACGGGTTCGGGCAGACCGAGACGGCCGTGCAGGTCTCCAACAGCCCCGGGCAGCAGCTGAAGACCGGGTCGATGGGCCGGCCCAGCCCGGGGTACCGGGTGGAGCTCCTGGACCCGGTCAGCGGCGCCCCTGGCGCGGCGGAGGGCGAGATCGCGCTCGACCTGTCGGCGCGGCCGGTCGGTCTGATGACCGGCTACCACGGGGACGCCGACCGTACGGCGGAGGCGATGGCCGGCGGCTACTACCGCACCGGCGACATCGGCTCCCGCGACGAGGACGGCTACATCACCTACGTCGGCCGTGCGGACGACGTGTTCAAGGCGTCCGACTACAAGATCAGCCCGTTCGAGCTGGAGAGCGCGCTCCTGGAGCACGAGGCGGTGGCCGAGGCGGCCGTCGTGCCCGCGCCGGACGACCTGCGCCTCTCCGTACCCAAGGCGTACATCGTCCTGGCGGCGGGCTGGGAGCCGGGCCCGGACACCGCGAAGGTGCTCTTCGAGCACTCCCGTCAGGTCCTCGCGCCCTACAAGCGGGTCCGGCGGCTGGAGTTCGCCCCGCTGCCCAAGACCGTGTCCGGGAAGATCCGCCGGATCGAGCTGCGCGAGGCCACGGCCGCCGGCTCGGCCGCCGAGTACCGCGAGGAGGACTTCCGGTGA
- a CDS encoding helix-turn-helix transcriptional regulator, producing MAAEVAGAVEIRGALSRLRRTTGLPIAFGGLVEAGRTQVRISELNGTSTASLRSLAVTSGNGLGGRAVALARPCAVVDYSASQQISHEYDIPVAAEGLRSVLAVPVVVRRRVRGVLYGALRTAQPLGDRTLGAAVAAARDVEQALVVQDEARGLLAAARPAPGAVADPGAAWEQVREAHAALRALAPRIPDPELRAELLAACGLLTAPAPVPEAEGVLAPREVDVLAWVAAGATNAVVAERLGLRPETVKGYLRSAMRKLGAHTRGEAVSAARRTGVLP from the coding sequence GTGGCAGCAGAGGTCGCGGGGGCGGTGGAGATACGTGGTGCGCTGTCCAGACTCCGGCGCACCACCGGGCTTCCGATCGCCTTCGGCGGGCTGGTCGAGGCGGGCCGGACACAGGTCCGGATCAGCGAGCTGAACGGGACCAGCACGGCGTCGCTGCGCTCGCTCGCGGTCACCTCGGGGAACGGCCTCGGCGGCAGGGCGGTCGCCCTGGCCCGCCCCTGCGCGGTCGTCGACTACTCGGCCTCGCAGCAGATCAGCCACGAGTACGACATCCCGGTGGCGGCCGAGGGCCTCCGCTCGGTGCTGGCGGTACCGGTGGTGGTACGGCGCCGGGTGCGGGGGGTGCTGTACGGCGCGCTGCGCACCGCCCAGCCGCTGGGCGACCGCACGCTGGGCGCGGCGGTGGCGGCGGCCCGGGACGTGGAGCAGGCGCTGGTCGTCCAGGACGAGGCCAGGGGGCTGCTGGCGGCGGCGCGGCCGGCACCGGGCGCGGTGGCGGATCCGGGGGCCGCCTGGGAACAGGTGCGGGAGGCGCATGCCGCGCTGCGGGCTCTGGCGCCGCGGATCCCCGACCCGGAGTTGCGCGCCGAACTGCTGGCCGCCTGCGGGCTGCTGACCGCGCCGGCGCCGGTTCCGGAGGCCGAGGGGGTGCTGGCACCCCGGGAGGTGGACGTGCTGGCGTGGGTGGCGGCCGGGGCGACCAACGCCGTGGTCGCCGAGCGGCTGGGCCTGCGGCCGGAGACGGTCAAGGGCTACCTGCGCTCGGCGATGCGGAAGCTGGGCGCCCACACCCGGGGGGAGGCGGTCTCGGCGGCGCGTCGGACGGGGGTGTTGCCATAG
- a CDS encoding LuxR family transcriptional regulator, with protein sequence MTVRRDFQEPARCRPDLVIGRAELFAAAREQLSSGGSVLLHGPAGIGKSTVLRALDAEYAGTARTVLRCSATESESHLPFLALADLFGLVLDDVSAHLPGAQRTALESALTGRGESTLRRDGLALRLAVLSTLRVLAAEGPVLIVADDLQWLDPASAELLGFAARRLGGTPVQLLSAVRTEGQEYDRHLRASPPDTVAVRLGALNRKQVSELLDHRGHTGLSRSTVREIHRTSGGNPLFALELGRALAENPIPPRPGEPLPVPTSLRALVLSRLDMLSVEARRTLLVASAGARPTQALLHAAGRENAEAECAQAAELGLLATEPEGPAVRFAHPLISAALYAEAPAQERRAAHAALSTAASDPIERARHLALATTGTDPEVADRLAEAATEARDRGAPSVAAQIGLLAARHTPGDNTPTPVERRLQAAEDATSAGEIDLAQDIAREVLTHATRPADRVRAWILVIDSAGHTMTEVDAAFPHALADAGDDPRLLGKVHYQLAWRALIVGGDFTEARQAAAHSAGLAAEGGDRRTELLALSLQAQVETLMGHPAAPATIKRALKEPQDPNVACHHNGAGSARFRWLVMGDQLAEARTTVTALLREVRRRGQVESEVHFLRGLAETELRSGHCGRALDLAREGLRLAHDSGIGETASAMLTSLAEASGGDVDRGLALAREAVEHAEQDGDTMYLSRALGALGYAQLVAGDPAGTVRSLRRVRELEQSLGITDPARGRWQGDLAEALVRVGETAEAQDVIDVTRQHALRLGRESVLAALDRAEALVRAAHGERDPAVTLLTSAQDRFAKLGYGLEEARAAFALAALRERRSPAAFDEATRLFRRCRALPWLRQVDEAVSAPEPPVEAPPALDALDGLAAMERQVAALVMEGATNREIAARLFISVKTVEATLTRVYRKLGIRSRVDIVRLAAGRRAK encoded by the coding sequence GTGACCGTGCGACGGGACTTCCAGGAGCCTGCCAGATGCCGCCCCGACCTGGTCATCGGCCGGGCGGAGCTGTTCGCGGCCGCCCGGGAGCAGCTCTCCTCGGGAGGCAGCGTCCTCCTGCACGGGCCCGCCGGAATAGGTAAATCGACCGTCCTGCGGGCGCTGGACGCGGAATACGCCGGCACCGCCCGCACCGTGTTGCGCTGCTCGGCCACGGAGTCCGAATCGCACCTTCCGTTTCTCGCCCTCGCCGACCTCTTCGGCCTGGTCCTCGACGACGTCTCCGCCCACCTGCCCGGCGCCCAGCGCACCGCCCTGGAGTCGGCCCTCACCGGCCGCGGCGAGTCCACCCTCCGGCGCGACGGCCTCGCCCTGCGCCTCGCCGTGCTGTCCACGCTGCGCGTGCTGGCCGCCGAGGGGCCCGTACTGATCGTCGCCGACGACCTCCAGTGGCTGGATCCGGCCAGCGCCGAACTCCTCGGCTTCGCCGCCCGCCGCCTCGGCGGCACCCCGGTCCAACTGCTCAGCGCGGTCCGCACCGAGGGTCAGGAGTACGACCGTCACCTACGCGCGTCGCCCCCGGACACCGTCGCCGTCCGGCTCGGCGCCCTCAACCGCAAGCAGGTCTCCGAGCTCCTCGACCACCGCGGCCACACCGGGCTGAGCCGGTCCACGGTCCGGGAGATCCACCGCACCAGCGGCGGCAACCCGCTGTTCGCCCTCGAACTCGGCCGCGCTCTCGCCGAGAACCCGATCCCGCCCCGCCCCGGCGAACCGCTGCCGGTGCCGACCTCGCTGCGCGCCCTGGTGCTCAGCCGCCTCGACATGCTCTCCGTCGAGGCCCGCCGCACCCTGCTGGTGGCCAGCGCCGGCGCCCGCCCCACCCAGGCCCTGCTGCACGCGGCCGGCCGGGAGAACGCCGAGGCCGAGTGCGCCCAGGCGGCCGAACTGGGGCTGCTGGCCACCGAGCCGGAGGGACCCGCCGTACGGTTCGCACACCCCCTCATCTCCGCCGCGCTGTACGCGGAGGCGCCCGCCCAGGAGCGCCGGGCCGCGCACGCGGCGCTGTCCACGGCCGCCTCCGACCCGATCGAGCGGGCCCGGCACCTGGCGCTGGCCACCACCGGCACCGACCCGGAGGTCGCCGACCGGCTCGCCGAGGCCGCGACCGAGGCCCGGGACCGGGGCGCCCCCTCGGTGGCCGCGCAGATCGGCCTGCTCGCCGCCCGGCACACCCCCGGCGACAACACGCCCACCCCGGTCGAGCGCCGGCTCCAGGCCGCCGAGGACGCGACCAGCGCGGGCGAGATCGACCTCGCCCAGGACATCGCCCGCGAGGTGCTCACCCACGCCACCCGCCCGGCGGACCGGGTGCGGGCCTGGATCCTGGTGATCGACTCGGCCGGCCACACCATGACCGAGGTGGACGCGGCCTTCCCGCACGCCCTCGCCGACGCCGGCGACGACCCGCGGCTGCTCGGCAAGGTCCACTACCAGCTGGCCTGGCGGGCCCTGATCGTGGGCGGCGACTTCACCGAGGCCCGGCAGGCGGCGGCGCACTCCGCCGGCCTCGCGGCCGAGGGCGGCGACCGGCGCACCGAACTCCTCGCGCTGTCCCTGCAGGCCCAGGTCGAGACCCTGATGGGCCATCCGGCGGCGCCCGCCACCATCAAGCGCGCCCTGAAGGAGCCCCAGGACCCGAACGTGGCCTGCCACCACAACGGGGCGGGCAGCGCCAGGTTCCGCTGGCTGGTGATGGGCGACCAGCTGGCCGAGGCACGCACCACCGTCACCGCACTGCTGCGCGAGGTCCGCAGGCGCGGGCAGGTGGAGAGCGAGGTGCACTTCCTGCGCGGGCTCGCCGAGACCGAACTGCGCTCCGGGCACTGCGGCCGCGCCCTCGACCTCGCCCGGGAGGGCCTGCGGCTCGCCCACGACTCCGGGATCGGCGAGACCGCCTCCGCGATGCTCACCTCGCTGGCCGAGGCGTCCGGCGGCGACGTGGACCGGGGCCTGGCGCTGGCCCGGGAGGCGGTGGAGCACGCCGAGCAGGACGGCGACACGATGTACCTGTCCAGGGCCCTGGGCGCCCTCGGGTACGCCCAGTTGGTGGCAGGCGACCCGGCGGGCACGGTCCGCTCGCTGCGCCGGGTGCGGGAGCTGGAGCAGAGCCTCGGCATCACCGACCCGGCCCGCGGCCGCTGGCAGGGCGACCTGGCCGAGGCACTCGTCCGGGTGGGTGAAACCGCTGAGGCGCAGGACGTCATCGACGTCACCCGTCAGCACGCGCTCAGACTCGGCCGGGAGAGTGTCCTCGCCGCGCTGGACCGGGCCGAGGCGCTGGTCCGGGCCGCGCACGGGGAACGCGACCCTGCCGTCACCCTGCTGACCTCGGCTCAGGACCGGTTCGCCAAACTGGGCTACGGCCTGGAGGAGGCGCGGGCCGCCTTCGCACTGGCCGCGCTGCGCGAGAGGCGCTCCCCGGCCGCGTTCGACGAGGCCACCCGGCTGTTCCGGCGGTGCCGGGCGCTGCCGTGGCTGCGCCAGGTGGACGAGGCCGTCTCCGCGCCGGAGCCACCGGTCGAGGCACCCCCCGCGCTCGACGCCCTGGACGGGCTGGCCGCGATGGAGCGCCAGGTCGCCGCGCTGGTCATGGAGGGCGCCACCAACCGGGAGATCGCCGCCCGGCTGTTCATCAGCGTCAAGACCGTGGAGGCCACGCTCACCCGGGTCTACCGCAAGCTGGGCATCCGATCGCGCGTGGACATAGTCCGTTTGGCCGCGGGGCGACGCGCGAAGTGA
- a CDS encoding trypsin-like serine protease, translated as MFGHHRARKSAAVLVATAAAAATALIASPTASAAPQPIVGGTTTTTTAYPFMMQITDASGSQFCGGTLVSATKVVTAAHCMEGESASSVRVVGGRTYLNGTNGTVSKVSKIWINPDYTDATNGDDVSVLTLSTAMSYTPASYVTSSQTSVYAAGATARILGWGTTSENGSSSNQLRTATVPIVSDSSCKSSYGSDFVQTDMVCAGYTSGGVDTCQGDSGGPLLIGGVLAGITSWGEGCAEAGYPGVYTRLTTFSNLVTAQVNS; from the coding sequence ATGTTCGGGCACCACCGCGCAAGAAAGTCCGCCGCAGTCCTGGTGGCCACCGCCGCCGCTGCGGCGACCGCGCTGATCGCGTCCCCCACCGCGTCAGCCGCCCCCCAGCCGATCGTCGGCGGCACCACGACGACCACGACCGCGTACCCGTTCATGATGCAGATCACGGACGCGTCCGGCAGCCAGTTCTGCGGCGGCACCCTGGTGTCGGCCACCAAGGTGGTGACCGCCGCGCACTGCATGGAGGGCGAGTCGGCGAGCAGCGTCCGCGTGGTCGGCGGCCGCACGTACCTCAACGGCACCAACGGCACGGTCAGCAAGGTCAGCAAGATCTGGATCAACCCGGACTACACGGACGCCACCAACGGCGACGACGTCTCGGTCCTCACCCTGTCGACGGCGATGTCGTACACCCCGGCGTCGTACGTGACGTCCTCCCAGACGAGCGTGTACGCGGCCGGCGCCACGGCCCGCATCCTCGGCTGGGGCACCACCTCGGAGAACGGCAGCTCCTCCAACCAGCTGCGGACCGCGACCGTCCCGATCGTGTCCGACTCCAGCTGCAAGAGCTCCTACGGTTCGGACTTCGTCCAGACCGACATGGTTTGCGCCGGATACACGTCCGGCGGCGTAGACACCTGCCAGGGCGACAGCGGCGGTCCCCTGCTCATCGGGGGCGTCCTGGCAGGGATCACTTCCTGGGGAGAGGGGTGCGCGGAGGCGGGTTACCCGGGTGTCTACACCCGGCTGACCACCTTCTCGAACCTGGTGACCGCGCAGGTCAACTCGTAA
- a CDS encoding tautomerase family protein, which translates to MPPLRGRAEIGVEETAFVDAYKIPAETVQVWIHEVPADSWGAAGKLTADKWAPPWIGGAAGCSW; encoded by the coding sequence CTGCCACCCCTGCGCGGCCGCGCCGAGATCGGCGTCGAAGAGACGGCGTTCGTCGACGCGTACAAGATCCCCGCCGAGACCGTGCAGGTCTGGATCCACGAGGTCCCGGCCGACAGCTGGGGCGCCGCGGGGAAGCTCACCGCGGACAAGTGGGCGCCCCCATGGATAGGGGGCGCTGCGGGCTGCTCGTGGTAG
- a CDS encoding winged helix DNA-binding domain-containing protein: protein MKNQPSGPVLGTRALNRATLDRQLLLRRSPRSAKEAVAHLVGLQAQNVRPPYYALAARLDGFAPEQLSGLMADREVVRIVTLRSTIHTHTAADALALRPLVQPARTRERTAFRKGLAGVDLDRLAALARGLVEAEPRTMAGLREALSEEWPDADPQSLAVAARCTLPLVQVTPRGLWGRSGQVALTTAEHWLGRPAEPAPAAEALDAAVLRYLAAFGPASVRDMQTWAGLTRLRPAFERLRPRLLTFRDETGAELFDLPDAPRPDPATPAPPRFLPEFDNLLLSHADRTRVVPPEHRGRAWRGNQAHRTLLVDGFLAGVWKLTEDALVVETFGPPGGGAAAGGAADRAAILAEGERMLAALHPGERYDIRFGTVVAPAGR, encoded by the coding sequence ATGAAGAACCAGCCGTCCGGCCCGGTCCTCGGCACCCGCGCCCTCAACCGCGCCACCCTCGACCGCCAGCTCCTGCTGCGCCGCTCACCCCGGTCGGCTAAGGAGGCCGTGGCGCACCTCGTCGGCCTCCAGGCGCAGAACGTCAGGCCGCCGTACTACGCCCTCGCCGCCCGCCTCGACGGCTTCGCCCCCGAGCAGCTCTCCGGGCTGATGGCGGACCGGGAGGTGGTCCGGATCGTCACCCTCCGATCGACCATCCACACCCACACCGCCGCCGACGCGCTGGCCCTGCGCCCGCTGGTCCAGCCCGCCCGGACCCGGGAACGGACCGCCTTTCGCAAGGGGCTTGCCGGTGTCGACCTGGACCGGCTCGCCGCGCTCGCCCGGGGTCTGGTCGAGGCCGAGCCGCGCACCATGGCCGGGCTGCGGGAGGCGCTGAGCGAGGAATGGCCGGACGCCGACCCGCAGTCCCTCGCCGTCGCGGCCCGCTGCACCCTGCCCCTCGTCCAGGTCACCCCGCGCGGACTGTGGGGGCGGTCCGGTCAGGTCGCCCTCACCACCGCGGAACACTGGCTCGGCCGGCCCGCCGAGCCGGCGCCGGCCGCCGAGGCCCTGGACGCCGCAGTCCTGCGCTACCTCGCCGCCTTCGGCCCGGCCTCCGTCAGGGACATGCAGACCTGGGCCGGACTGACCCGGCTCCGCCCGGCCTTCGAACGGCTGCGGCCCCGCCTCCTCACCTTCCGGGACGAGACCGGTGCCGAGCTCTTCGACCTCCCCGACGCGCCCCGCCCCGACCCCGCGACCCCGGCCCCGCCCCGCTTCCTCCCCGAGTTCGACAACCTGCTCCTCTCGCACGCCGACCGCACCCGTGTCGTCCCGCCCGAGCACCGGGGCCGCGCCTGGCGGGGCAACCAGGCCCACCGCACCCTGCTCGTGGACGGATTCCTGGCGGGTGTGTGGAAGCTGACGGAGGACGCCCTGGTGGTCGAGACCTTCGGGCCACCGGGCGGCGGGGCGGCGGCCGGCGGGGCGGCGGACCGGGCCGCGATCCTGGCGGAGGGCGAGCGGATGCTGGCCGCGCTGCACCCCGGCGAGCGGTACGACATCCGGTTCGGGACCGTCGTGGCCCCGGCAGGGCGATGA